The region taTATTGTAATTGAAAACTCACTTCTGTGCAATAGTACTCTTCTGTGTACCAAGTTATGTTTCAGAACTAGCTAGTATTGATTTCTTCTATGGAAAGCAAGGTGGCATTTTACCAGTTCGTGGTAACATAATGTATTTTGTCTGCTCTCAGCTTTCAAAGCATCACAAAAAGCTCCAAATTTTGAATTTGTGGAAGGGAGTAATCTGTCTTTGGCATCTGGAGTGTGTATACAATTTCACTATCAAGATGCCTAAGAACTGAAAGATCTTTTTCACTACGTAATTAACATCATGTCCATGCATTTCCAATGTGTTACCTAAAGGGTGAATCCTAAAATGCAGGTCGTACTTTAATGATGTTTCATTCAATTTAGATTCACTATGATTTTGTGCTAAACAAtcacttctgtattttctagTAATGATGCAGCACAGTCTGATGACGAAGACAAAATGCAGACACAGCAAACAGATTCTGATGGAGGGAGGTTAAAGCAAAAAACGTAAGTTGTTGTTTCGTGTCCCTGTAAAGAAAAGGCAGGTTTTGTTTTACTAAGCTGAAGTCCCTTGTGACTTCTGAACAACTTACCTTTGAAGTACAAGTAATATCTGCTCTGCAGTTGAATTTATTGTGACTGCTGGCAGGGTAAATGCTTATTTTAAGAAGCAGTAATGGGAAGCAATAATATTGCGTTTCAAGTCAAAACTGCGGATTCATAAttagaaaaatgagaattttccagtgttatgtatttaaaaagttCCCTTGCTTTTTAAGGACCCAGCTGAAAAAATTCCTTGGCAAATCTGTAAAGCGAGCAAAGCACCTTGCTGAAGAATATGGCGAACGTGCTGTAAATAAAGTTAAGAGTGTTCGAGATGAAGGTCAGTGACACTGACTTTttacagttgtttttttaataggatAGTCTGTTTATCATTGGACTTCTAGGAGTCAAAGCTATCTGAGGGGCTTATACTGCTGTGCTCTTGCTACTGACATGGCTTTTTAGAGTTAAAGCTTATAGCTTAGTCGGCATTCTGAGACTAGCAAGTTATAGGGATGAACTCTTGTAAAGTAGTAGTGGAGAGATCTTTTCAGCTGAACCAATTGAATACTATAATTTTTCTTGAAATCTGTCTGGATAtcaaaatgtaaacattttggAAAGTTACTCCAGCAGAGGTAGAAGTTGGGGTTGTCTTCATTACCTTAGTAAAATCATATCGGTTTCTGATAACCAGTGCCACCATTAGAATTCTTATGTAGCTTGAACTCCTATTACATTTACCAACTAAAGAAATGTATTCTCCTCTTCTTGTTTGatcagtttttttttcagacagactTCTAGTACTGCAGTAAGTAAATCCAACCACAGCCTGAGATATAAGTGCCATGGAACTGCTGCACTTTAGCATCTCTTGTGTTGCCACTGGCTGTTTGCACTAGCTCTTTTACAATTCTTACGCTTCATGGGCAAATCACCAGGCCGTTTCAGCATATTCAGTCAGAAGAAACCAATGCAATGAAGTGGATGATTTTCAGCAAGCATTAAACTGACAGAAATCACTTACTGCAGGTTCTGCTGAATGCAAGACTCAGTGCAATGAAAGAGGCAGAACAAAAATTAGTATCAGCTCTTATTTTGAGTGTTCAGAGTTTAGGTTCACTGCAACCTAAACTTAGTGTAGATGTATTTTTGGACCTTGATGTAACTgttcttattttgctttaagaTCTTAATATTGACTGTAAAAATTTGCTAATGCAAGACTAATCTGCTTCCAAGAAGTATTGACAATTGCTTACTAGTAGATTAAATGTGTGCTGTGATGTGTACTGCTGAATTTGTGTTCTTCTTAGTCTTCCATACAGATCAAGATGATCCCTCATCCAGTGATGATGAAGGGATGCCATATACAAGACCAGTTAAGTTCAAAGCAGCACATGGCTTCAAGGGACCCTATGATTTTGAACAAATTAAAGTTGTTCAGGATCTCAGTGGAGAGCATATGGTAGGTCTCTCAAATTTCACCTGTGATTTTGTGTAATGTGTTCAGCCCAAGATTCAACTTTTAGTTTTCATCTACTTTGTGGCCTTTAGAGAGGACTGTCAGGTTTATTCTTCTTGAAGAGCAgtttcattttggaaaataattttctggcAAGAAATGAAATTTTGGCTGGTTTGATGAGATCTTCAGAAAAAGTGTTCTGTAGATCCTCAGTAGATATTCATCTTCTTATTTTGACAGGGTGCTGTTTGGACAATGAAATTCTCTCACTGCGGTCGATTACTTGCATCTGCAGGACAGGACAACGTAGTAAGAATATGGGTTTTAAAGAATGCTTTTGACTATTTCAATAACATGCGAATGAAGTACAACACAGAAGGTATCTTTCTGTGCATTCCTAGAGCTCTAAAACACTAGAAATCCTAGTTCTTTGGTGACTTAAAGTTGACCATGATGTTTCTGCCTGTGTTCTAGGCCGTGTCTCTCCCTCCCCGTCTCAAGAGAGTCTGAATTCTTCGAAGTCTGATACTGACACAGGGGTATGTTCACTGGATGTTGGCAGAGGAAGAGGTGGGGTGGTTGCCTTGTTCAGTAATGCTGGATCTTCATTGTTGCTTCATCCAAACATATTAAAGAGCTTCTGGCCTGTGTCTGAGGCATGAACAAACTGTCTTCACCAATAGACATCTTCAGTCAAATCCTGTTACCCCAAGTTAGAATTTCTGTTGTGCTTTTGTTCCAAAAGCTTATCTTAAGATTTCTGCTTAAATAGCTGTCAAGCTTATGTCGTTAAATAAAAACTGTACGGAAAATGTAGACCTCTTAATTTTGGAATTTTAAGATGATGTTTCACAGCTGATTGTTTTTGAAATTTACTTGTGTTGTTTATCAGTTCTTCAAATTGTTAATGACTGTACTTTTTGTAGCagtaattgttttatttttaattcttccagctaatattttctcctgtttctgtaCACTTCTCTGATAGATTTGCAGTGGAGTTGATGAAGACCCAGATGATAAAAATGCCCCATTTCGTCAGCGACCGTTTTGCAAATACAAAGGGCATACAGCAGATCTTCTTGATCTCTCGTGGTCTAAAGTAAGGCACCTtaatacagacgacacagctgtcctgtattttcattatttttgatTGCCGTTGGAACCATACACCTAAACGATATGAGAGTATCTTTGAAGTTAAGAGAAAAGGTTTATAAAGACAGCCCTTATTTCCAACTGAAGTAGTTGGGATAAAATTAACAAAGTTCTTGGGCTCTTCTAATTAAAAGtctcttaaaaaattaaaatcaagctAGTAACAATTACAACTTTGTATTTAATAGTGGAGTTAAGTTGTTTAGAGTGGAAGGAATTACCACTTAACTGTATGATTTCTAATGTATGGTATTATTGCTTTTCTTATCTTCAGTATGCTTCACTGCTTTTATGCAGTGTACCATTTTTGAAGTTGCTGAAAATATACAAATATcttaaaattagaaaattacCTTGTGTTTAACTTTCAAAATGTTTCATGTAAAGCTTTTTCAGTTAAATATCCACATTGGAATACAGCTGTAATTTTATGACCACTGTGTGGCTGAAGGATCCTGGGCACAAATGGCTTTCACCCTTTCTCTGAAGCCTGGTGTGCTGTTTCTTCTCTGGATATTTCAACTACTCTCAAGTTAACGTTTCCATTGAAATTCTTGCAGAATTTTATTTGTTACTGAGCATCAGTGGAAGCACCAGTCAGTAATGATAATTTGGGTAAAACATTTAatatgaaaagataaaaatgttgaatttcATGGCAACAGAGAAGTTGGTAATATTTTATGAATCAGATTGCTTCTGGATTTCCTGTTACTCATGTGTCTATTAATAACCACAGAATTcttgtatttcacagaattacttcttgctttcttcttctatGGACAAAACTGTCAGATTATGGCATATATCAAGAAGAGaatgtctttgctgtttccAGCACATAGACTTTGTCACTGCTATAGCGTTCCATCCAAGGGTAAGTATAATTGCTCTTTCTCCTACAGAGGCAAAATTAGGAAATACAAGAGCTCTCCccctttattttcaaataataatagtaattataattttaaaaaaatactttgtgcATTGCAAAAATGTCCTCATTGGATGATATTCCAAAACCTGAAGTGTTCTTAGCTTTAAGTTCTTCACTGACCTTCACAAGGAATGttcatgtgttttattttaagcagttGTAGGCATGATGTGGAAAGTGAATTGTGTGTAACATCTCAGCTGATATAGTTTTGAGTAACTTTATGAAAAGTCAGAATTTCCAACGAGAGATGTTGTGGTTAAATattgttggaaaaaaatcataaggagaaagaataaattatCTAGAGACCACAAAATCATTgggaatttttaaaactttacaGGCTATAACCCTGAATAGCCTAATCAAACTTTTGAGGCTGTACTTGCTTTGAGCTGGGGAGGTGGATCAGAGACCTCCACAGATTCCTTCTAATCTGTCTTATTTGATGATTTCTAAAAAAGACTGATAAAGCTTCCTAATATCAAAActcaagcagaagaaaatagtttttcaaTGTTCCCTGAACATCCGTAACTAGTAGATATCTCGGGAACTCTGAAAGGAGATTTCAGCTCCTGACAAGGTTAGTGTTTTTCTAACTTATGTTGAGAGGGTAAAAATTAACTGTGGTAACAACACACAATTTCCTGACTGTAGGTGACTGCATGTGTGTAAGCTTGTCAAAAATCTGCAAGAAATGTTGTCTTTTCAGCCTTCTTAAACATTATTATCAACTCCTCTGGGAGCTCTTATTTGGGAGGTTCTGGAGAGAAGCTGTTTGGGAATGGGGCAGAAAAGTTTTGAAGAAATCAGAGCATACTTGTAGCACTCAGAGGTTAATGTAGTTTGTCTTCTCAGGATGACAGGTACTTCTTAAGTGGTTCATTGGATGGGAAGCTCCGACTCTGGAACATTCCTGACAAAAAAGTGGCATTATGGAATGAAGTAGATGGGCAGACAAAATTGATTACAGCTGCAAACTTCTGTCAGAATGGCAAATACGCAGTCATAGGCACGTATGATGGAAGATGCATCTTCTATGACACAGAGGTAGGAAGTTTTTGAGactctgtttttttcatgttaaataACAAATGGATTTCAAAGTTATGCTTATGTAAATATCAAGAAACAAACTTAGAACTTGAAGCAAACTAAGTTTTTACGCATTTCAAATCAGGATAAATGTCAATATCTTTTCAGCACTTGAAATACCATACACAAATACACGTGCGTTCTACCAGAGGCCGAAATAGAGTTGGAAGAAAGATTACTGGCATTGAACCCTTGCCTGGAGAGAATAAGGTACTGTGTTTCAGTGCAGCTTTTGTTTGGTATGGGAGGCTGATACTTACATCTAGTGCTTAGCAAATTTGTGCTATGTCTTTAAAGTCACTGACTTAACTCGGAAGCCTTTTAGCAGTACTCAAATGAGCACTACTCTTGCCTGATTTAGACTAATAGAGTACTAAATAGTggtaaaatagtattttttttattattatttacgtTATGCTTTGGCCAGTGTAAGGTTGATTAAAGTGCTTACAGATGACTTTCAGTGAAAAGTTCGTTGGCATAACTAACCTGTCTTGAATTTCACATTCACTTGGAAATACACTTCatacagaagctgaaaaaatgctgaaagctTAGGTACTTGTACCCAAGTAAGTGTCCTGTGCTGTTTAGAATCTCCTTTTGTTTGGCTTCAGTCTAAACTGAAGCCTTCTATTGAAAGGGTCAAATTCTCATCATGCAAAAAACCATGGTATTGAGTATTAAAGTCATAATCTAAAGCTGAAGAGTTTCTCATTTGCATACAAAGTTTCAGAAGTGATGAGTGGTCAACAGCTGGCTCTATTACAGTAGCAGATCACCAGCTGTTATCACCTATTAGTATGTTTAAGCTTCTGATCTGAAATATGTGAAGAGGAAGCAAACTCATATTAAGCAAGAGAAAAGTCCAGTTTGCTTGTAAGTAGTAGATAGTATCCTCTGGATGGTGCTTTGTGATTGATAGGTCACAACTCTTTAGAAATTCATCTCACTGGAACAACTGTTCTGCTATGTTATAGCGGAATGTGTTCCAAAACAATTTTTGCAAGTTGATAACTGTGCTTTGAGCCCAGATTTTACTTTAGTAAAGAGAATCTGTTCTGGTTCAGACCGGTCAGGATGATCTTGATAGTGAAGTTGTCCTGCCCATTGacagaaaactggaaagaaaaaggtttggGGGCTAAATCTTGTTCTGCTGCCGTGTTACATTTTTCATTGAAAGAACAGGAATTCTGACTGTTTGAATGAACTCTTCTTCTTGGGCATGCTAATGGTTTCCACTtctaaattttgtttctttatttcatttctagATACTAGTGACATCAAATGATTCCAGAATCAGATTGTATGACCTAAGAGATCTCTCTTTATCTATGAAATACAAAGGTTACGTCAACAGTAGCAGCCAAATCAAAGCCAGCTTTAGGTAAGACGGTGTTGTTGGATTGGGGAAGTAGTGTGGCTGAAGTACAGAGGcttttgtttgaaaaacagCCTCTGAAATGTCACTTGGCTAGGATTACAAAGGTAACTGAAAGCTCTGTTTAGGAGTGAGAAAGCTGCCTAAGGTCAGGGAGACTCTGTGAACGAGTGAGACCTTTTGTATTAATAGTATCATGCATGTCCATTACTGTTGCTGTAAATGCAGGTACTGTGCTAGAACTGGTGGGATTGGAATACCGCATCTTTTCTCTCCTCGGTGATAAGtagcttttatttccttaattttgTCAGACATTGTTGGAGATGTGTTGGTTGACCAACTGTTGTTTGAGGCTGTTGGTCACTGCCTGTGGATCGTCACTGTCTGGAAACTGACAGTTTGGTTTTTCCTCTGTACTGGCTTTTCTGAGTTTGAGTGTATTACCGTGACTGTCATGGAAGTACTGGTTTTAGAGTTAGTAAAAGAGAGGAAGTAGAAGGCAAATTTGTTCTGTTCCCTCTGAGTCTTGCAGAAGCCAAAGGGGAAAAATGCTTGGGTATGTTTAACCTGTGTGTCTgaacagagaagagcagcagtgcTTAAGGAATAATGTGAAGTTTGATCGTGATTGTCAGTTATTGACCTTTGAAAGCATCTTTAAGGCTGGCTTAGTATTTCACAGAATGGCCAAGGTTgcaagggacctctggaggtcatcctGTCCACCCCACTGTTCAAGAGTAATTTCCTAAATTAAGTCAACTCTACTTACAGGGCTGTAGCATAGTTAGTGTTAGAGTTTAGATATGTGACATACTCATGCAGTAAGCAAATTAAAAGTAAGTACTTGAGTTTGATTTGCAGGTACTGTTTTGTCAGAGTGCATTATGCAGTCATCTGGTTAGTAGCTTTTCATCTTCCACCTATGTAGGTTTCTTTTTGCCCCTGATTGTATTGTAAACAATTCCTGTTACACAGTCTTGGGTGTGCATACAGGTTCCAAGCTCAAACAGATGCAAATCGTACTTAAATTATGCCATTTTCTTTGTTGCTGAGTATTGCTGTTAGACTAACCCTCTTCTGTATTGGAAGCTGTGAGAGAACAGGTGTTGTGCGCTCTTCATTAGAactcctctttcttctgcttgcaTCAGGAAGCTTGCATGCATGTTCATTGAGGACTGTATCTTTTTTTGAGCTGCATTCACTAAAATAAAGGTTCAGTTTGAATTGTGAACTTAGCCCGATTGCACTCGTAAAGCTGTAGGTCACCTGGAGAGTTATTGTAAGGGTTGCTTGAACAGTTAAGTAATGTTTTGCTATCTTTGAATCTTTAGCCATGACTTTACCTACATTGTAAGTGGTTCAGAAGataaatatgtttatatttgGAGTACATACCATGACTTGAGCAAGTTTACTTCTGTAAGAAGAGACCGTAATGACTTCTGGGAAGGCATTAAAGGTAAAAACCACCTTTTGATCTTTGTTTTATTGAAGCTCatatgatataaaaataatttttgatcttctgttttttatttgctCAGCAGTGCTTTCATTTAGTTTGAACAAAGTACTAGCAAGATGCATTGTAATTGGTAGATTTTCAGTAAGTGGACTCTGCCCGAAAACCCTGTCCACAGGAAACTTTCTACAGATGCATGATTGGGATGGCAAGAGACAGAGTACTTTGTCCAGCTTCACTAAGAAATTCTGAATAAATGTAATCTTCCCTTTTGGAACATGGTTGTATAAGTGTAGTAATCGAAATAACTATCAACCCTTAGATCTTTTATGGAAAAGTGGCTTTGAAAACatgcaaactttttttctttcatggcaggatttaaaaaaaacaaacaaaaagcaactaTCATATACATACAAGCAGTTTGGAGGGAACGTGGGACCATGTTTTGGAGCTCTTGCCAATTAGTTTTGGGCACTTACAGGAATTTCTGAGATCCCTAAGCTTATAAAAGGATGGCAATTGCTCCTTGAATTATGAGCTTACCTTGTGCACTAGCACTGAGGTTCTTGGGTGTTTACTAAAATCTCTGCCTGCTATTCTTGTAAAAATAACAACTCCTTGAAACACGGTAATCAAAGTTGAATTATCTTTTTGAAGCACACAATGCAGTGGTCACATCTGCGATTTTTGCTCCCAATCCTGGTTTGATGGTATCACTGGAAActtctgaaaagcaagaagCTGAAAGTAAGGGAGAAGATTCTGAAACGTCAGACACTATACCCTCTGGTAGGTGTTTAAGATGAGCTCTGCTTAATACCATGATCTCAGGAGGAAAAGATTATAAAGAATACCTTCAGTTTGGGAGGGAGGTTTCTTGGTATCAAAAGCCCTTGCAGTGGCATGGTTATATTCCTACCTTAGCAGTTGAACATTTTGGCAGCTGTTGCACTCTTTAAAACCTGGGAGGATATGAAGTGAGTGGCATAGCTCTTGTCCTGTGCA is a window of Phaenicophaeus curvirostris isolate KB17595 chromosome 13, BPBGC_Pcur_1.0, whole genome shotgun sequence DNA encoding:
- the WDR44 gene encoding WD repeat-containing protein 44; the encoded protein is MASDSDTEEFYDAPEDVHLAGASPAPSPVKLGSHALKDTDSKLHKTGNEAFVQEMKQDDSKEIIDSIIEESQKAQQLDDDSLASRGKEMTVATSDANAWISGADVIGSIPEVLAAKVSLQEDPGESVYQSVCKDTELVSGKLLFTSEQQETCELTKVPNATDHKIDETEAQEETSKKEDTTDKKEANTLEQVASDLSTKDLCTAEEMPPAKPPRQLTVEPDIVASTKKPVPARPPPPTNVPPPRPPPPARPAPPPRKKKSELDFEVQKPGLEVSRENFTAGGLLTPSTMTEGMPKDSQPSLDLASATSGDKIVTAQENGKAADGQTSNEVLGPQRPRSDSGRELTDEEILASVMIKNLDTGEEIPLSLAEEKLPTGINPLTLHIMRRTKEYVSNDAAQSDDEDKMQTQQTDSDGGRLKQKTTQLKKFLGKSVKRAKHLAEEYGERAVNKVKSVRDEVFHTDQDDPSSSDDEGMPYTRPVKFKAAHGFKGPYDFEQIKVVQDLSGEHMGAVWTMKFSHCGRLLASAGQDNVVRIWVLKNAFDYFNNMRMKYNTEGRVSPSPSQESLNSSKSDTDTGICSGVDEDPDDKNAPFRQRPFCKYKGHTADLLDLSWSKNYFLLSSSMDKTVRLWHISRRECLCCFQHIDFVTAIAFHPRDDRYFLSGSLDGKLRLWNIPDKKVALWNEVDGQTKLITAANFCQNGKYAVIGTYDGRCIFYDTEHLKYHTQIHVRSTRGRNRVGRKITGIEPLPGENKILVTSNDSRIRLYDLRDLSLSMKYKGYVNSSSQIKASFSHDFTYIVSGSEDKYVYIWSTYHDLSKFTSVRRDRNDFWEGIKAHNAVVTSAIFAPNPGLMVSLETSEKQEAESKGEDSETSDTIPSGALKMDHTEVLLSADFTGAIKVFINKKKNVS